A window of the Chondrinema litorale genome harbors these coding sequences:
- a CDS encoding inositol oxygenase family protein → MEKEKHNLDIEELWEEDLLERYPENGHKAKDEYRNYDDPARDTVKEFYRVNHHYQTYDFVQKKKEEYLKFDKKEMTLWDAVEFLNTLVDDSDPDIDLDQTQHLLQTSEAIRADGHPDWFVLTGFLHDLGKVLCLFGEEQWAVVGDTFPVGCKFSDKIVYPEFFDENPDSKDEKYNTKYGVYEANCGLDNVHMSWGHDEYLYHIMKDHMPEPALYMMRYHSFYSQHREGAYDHLMNDHDRKMFKWVQAFNPYDLYSKAPTPPNVKELRPYYEDLAAKYLPDTLKF, encoded by the coding sequence ATGGAAAAAGAAAAGCATAATCTTGATATTGAAGAACTCTGGGAAGAGGACTTGTTAGAGCGTTACCCAGAGAATGGACATAAAGCAAAAGATGAGTATCGTAATTATGATGATCCTGCAAGAGATACAGTAAAAGAATTTTATAGAGTAAATCATCATTATCAAACCTACGATTTTGTTCAAAAGAAAAAAGAAGAGTATCTTAAGTTTGATAAAAAAGAAATGACTCTTTGGGATGCTGTAGAATTTTTAAATACTCTAGTAGATGATTCAGATCCGGATATTGATCTAGATCAAACACAGCATTTATTGCAAACATCAGAAGCCATAAGAGCAGATGGTCATCCAGATTGGTTTGTTTTAACTGGTTTTCTTCACGATTTAGGGAAAGTATTATGTCTTTTCGGAGAAGAGCAATGGGCAGTTGTTGGAGATACTTTTCCAGTAGGATGCAAATTCTCAGATAAGATAGTTTACCCTGAGTTTTTTGATGAAAACCCTGATTCGAAAGACGAAAAATACAATACAAAATACGGTGTGTATGAGGCTAATTGTGGTTTAGATAATGTTCATATGTCTTGGGGACACGATGAATATTTATACCACATCATGAAAGACCATATGCCGGAACCTGCATTATATATGATGCGTTATCATTCTTTCTATTCGCAACATCGCGAAGGTGCTTACGATCATTTAATGAATGATCACGATAGAAAAATGTTTAAGTGGGTGCAAGCATTCAATCCTTACGATTTGTATTCGAAAGCACCTACACCACCAAATGTAAAAGAACTTAGACCATATTATGAAGATTTGGCAGCTAAATACTTGCCAGATACTTTAAAGTTTTAA